Proteins encoded in a region of the Hippocampus zosterae strain Florida chromosome 11, ASM2543408v3, whole genome shotgun sequence genome:
- the LOC127610013 gene encoding ankyrin-3-like isoform X20, translating into MATQGDHLNCVQLLLQHDVPVDDVTNDYLTALHVAAHCGHYKVAKLIVDKKANPNAKALNGFTPLHIACKKNRAKVMELLLKHGASIQAVTESGLTPIHVAAFMGHENIVHALTHHGASPNTANVRGETALHMAARAGQADVVRYLLKNGAKVETKSKDDQTALHISSRLGKVDIVQQLLQCGASANAATTSGYTPLHLAAREGHQDVATMLLENGASLSSSTKKGFSPLHVAAKYGKMEVASLLLQKRAAPDAAGKSGLTPLHVAAHYDNQRVALLLLDQGASPHAAAKNGYTPLHIAAKKNQMDIGTTLLEYGADTNAVTRQGIGPIHLAAQEGSVDLVSLLLAKCADVNICNKSGLTPLHLAAQEDKVNVAEVLLNHGADVNAQTKMDYTPLHVACHYGNAKMANFLLQNQARVNGKTKNGYTPLHQAAQQGHTHVINLLLQYGAGANELTANGNTALAVARRLGYISVVDTLRPVTDENLNTVSATEKHKINVPETMNEFLDMSDDEVWANVPESLEAESMSDDDEGEDAMTCDTDKYLRPQDLKELGDDSLPQEGYLGFSIAARSASPRISLRSFSSDRSNTLNRSSFARDSMMIEEILAPTKDTLQSVCKDISYLVDPLNKHLAVTRDYNSECMRRYSWTPDTVDHGHNVASSPIHSGFSSPLPQYDSRFLVSFMVDARGGSMRGSRHNGMRIIIPPRKCTAPTRITCRLAKRHKLAYPPPMVEGEGLVSRLVEVGPAGAQFLGPVIVEIPHFGSMRGKERELIVLRSDNGDTWREHQFESTPEELAELLTGMDEELDSPAELEKKRICRIVSRDFPQYFAVVSRIKQESNHMGPDGGVLSSSTVTMVQASFPQGALTKKIRVGLQAQPVPDDLVRAVLGNRATFSPIVTVEPRRRKFHKPITMTIPVPPRQAEGHPIGRRGDAAPCLRLLCSITGGTSPAQWEDITGTTPLSFVTDCVSFTTNVSARFWLADCHQIPETVALASQLYRELICVPYLAKFVVFAKMNDPVEARLRCFCMTDDKVDKTLEQQENFEEVARSKDIEVLEGKPIHVDCYGNLSPLTKSGQQLVFNFYSFKENRLPFTVKMRDMGQEPCGRLSFLKEAKTSKGLPQTAICNLNITLPTHKKDMESDPDDENDRPERRHTFASLALRKRYSYLTDPAAKTPDRSPQRAQPSGYPHKSVFSTRSYQAWPPVPVAVPGQAKSGFGSLSSSSSNTPSASPLKSVWSINSGSPIKTNIPGSPASSVKSVSDMVSPIRSYRTISSPIKTVVQHAQYPGQVSHSPLASPVKSASDSASMKGLAALSARTITAPTGGSPLLERTSKATTPPTSPKSSLSMFSSPLSYKTVVGGSAVTGSSSSPIKTVPGLSSVRSFSSDVSGPARNLFSSLSSPLKSNTPQSAAVLINGTVSPAQYRSSSPTSLLASSLQERIQATTNAATTSVNAAFDEVEKTFNSCSAGYGTLKSLSSSASSSYQSIRSSASSSLYNSLRSPPNATTAGTSSTVTVPVYSVINVLPEPQFKKLPDVSKSTILSPRNTAPPEMNPKLQSSFARNLSPTKPPLLSSGLKSNATSALSSSQEILKDVADMKEDLIRMSAILQTDPNSNTSKGFQSGSAAKVEDEEPHRIVEKVKQDLVKVSQILTQDAGKESPARGTLDDIRFSKVPVEQPQSNWSYPPRYETVVPQAKAKTSQDRDFNLSKVADYLANDVGSSSFSKTQDTKHATNEGKREADGREKQKRVLKPTIAVQEQKLKMPPTSMRSSPSDRELGKVADALFGADTVLESPDDVYHEQDKSPLSDSGFETRSERTPSAPQSAEGTGPKAPFQDIPVPPVITETRTEVVHVIRSYEPPEDNKQPAMLEGNHIRYIGTESKGHANHAPSIKVAPDEDPMGKGIRLKEETHITTTTRMVYHKPSGNEAVSERCEETMSVHDIMKAFQSGKDPSRELAGLFEHKSEEVPQRLSDDVKPKVERIIEVHIEKGSKAEPTEVIIRETKNHSDNDTYYYPGNRQEDRETEELPAYFDSSKFNATMAPEESRPSSAQLMADESYKTLKLLSQQSVEYHEDESSELRGESYNFAEKMLLSENFDQSHPDTEERGRERSHFHSPDRGRNESRSVGPKTGYIFRSSRNLLDTSGRMAGTDDNYDTMTLVQHSSEPGSPKQSLWMRVSSDDTDRKEREQLMYEERVDRTVKEAEEKLCEVSQFFRDKTEQLNDELSSPEKKSRRPDFRESRSGPSSTQSSPERSVYRNGASGEEWSRERLRDKFSSNDRKCASLPSSPERRVLLQHNDSDSRRQGDGKVEGPKPFQMSSSKVSAVRLKFEQEAKKQDRGPQGVQSSNPPIRKLHESKLPVYQVFAGPNVPKAPDSPVSQRRGQESESKFSPLHQSYGKNQDDNKLFKTWENHGYGTYKPQAPILSHTLVHDSPKDDSNSDSQRQETTKKVIYTEFVVRESPNCNDGLKKNSESQIPVRKSSNFSDNRRSPSLKLDTSVEAHEKEGSHTPILVRNPVHSSFESNKSTCGSSGKSTDSDCSHSNITCNGVDSDQIEYLDHRTPALITEGFKDIKPLPVYVSIQVGKQYEKETATGQLGTYKKIVSHESRTVHETRGTFYTVKQKESPSPQGSPEDDTLEQVTFIDSSGKSPVTPETPSPEDVSLTSRMPDSVIGSMAGMPSPIPEESEEEDGKTFIYKAPTKEKPKQAASENHGKKQEAEKQKPKGEKKAPYIEFPPPPPLDTEQSDPEKRKSCASSETETEMMEVNLQEEHDKHFLAEPVIRVQPPSPVPPGANNSDSSDDESVFHPIPVKKYTFKMKEEGEKHSKHRKTEKNGNKESGINGVVKGEEADLEQNGNDQSITDCSIATTAEFSHDTDATEIDSLDGYDFQDEDDGLSEDPKTSSLSNDGKTADRLFGQSKLEVIAEEKCEDGKSNPSSSKSSGEEIDYTLEGSHPERFTDHYFRYQLEEELNSTFKTVATKGLNFDPWSTKGSDHEGVYDSKTKDEDPKPFGLSVEDKSQATTPDTTPARTPTDESTPTSEPNPFPFHEGKMFEMTRSGAIDMSKRDFVEERLQFFQIGEHSSDPLTGERGRGGKIPGVISSQSKTGERATVEGKVKVLDTATGGSTAPAAGAKCSPVHPGSDTGLAGTERPTREAVAETASSCTITASKVDPKLRTPIKMGIAASITVKKDSGDLTDFKAEMSEGQMVPEYISIEGQSTEGQSSKDAEAKSERRDYPSENCNNNNNLESSSIQANYIQCGSVVFNLQSSSEPTLQKASRIETLCCRDVEEKVERGQSSQVQLQSIPVKDSEVKLPRSRLPIKASGRSSHTQGTAIGKQKPKQTVKIETRKRGEPAIAKVEPRSRIPVKDIKKGNSTTAANSPHSLRVTSRPMRPLASERAAIKLPSRLPLKDRHQVSKASGEATSRQERHENPSDVCKRTIEYFKEISGETIKLVDRLSDEEKKKQTEQSEEDSTSRSTSLSDTSQPSQPSQPSRSSRSGRGSRAEAGAGAPTVGAKVATTDRASGSQRSRRSRRTGGKEGSQGLAGSRTPPIAEIKPSPQSPCERTDLRMAIVADHLGLSWTELAREMNFTVDEINHIRLENPNSLTAQSFMLLKKWVSREGKNATTDALTAVLTKVSRMDIVTLLEGPIFDYGWQSDSSSVNAEPPTPGRSSDLPDVRESHDNSSDSVTSSSRGESGRSRQNGDKSKNSPQGGSSESMNGRKEEGRLVSEKKVQQQVSVDSGSEEEQTVTTRIFRRRLILKGEEAKNISGESVTEEHYLDQDGNLVSRKVIRKVIRRFSSSSTDNHGCHKDLQKSPTLQEDGLEKDGPSRNSRRVDERKPGDKKFHS; encoded by the exons AAAGGTTTCAGTCCGCTCCACGTGGCTGCGAAATACGGCAAGATGGAGGTGGCCAGTCTGCTCCTGCAGAAGAGGGCTGCGCCTGACGCTGCTGGAAAG AGCGGGCTAACTCCACTGCATGTCGCCGCCCACTACGATAATCAGAGAGTAGCCCTGCTGTTGCTGGATCAGGGAGCTTCCCCGCACGCCGCCGCCAAG AACGGCTACACGCCGCTGCACATCGCCGCCAAGAAGAACCAAATGGACATCGGCACCACGCTGCTGGAGTACGGCGCCGACACCAACGCGGTGACGCGGCAGGGCATCGGCCCCATCCACCTGGCGGCGCAGGAGGGCAGCGTGGACCTGGTCTCGCTGCTGCTGGCCAAATGCGCCGACGTCAACATTTGCAACAAG AGCGGACTTACGCCGCTCCACCTCGCGGCTCAGGAGGATAAGGTCAATGTTGCCGAAGTTCTTCTCAACCACGGCGCTGACGTCAACGCGCAAACAAAG ATGGACTACACGCCGCTGCATGTGGCCTGTCACTACGGCAACGCGAAGATGGCCAACTTCCTGCTGCAGAATCAGGCCAGAGTCAACGGCAAAACCaag AATGGTTACACGCCACTGCACCAGGCGGCTCAGCAGGGCCACACGCACGTCATCAACCTCCTCCTGCAGTACGGCGCCGGGGCCAACGAGCTCACAGCG AACGGGAACACGGCGCTCGCCGTCGCCCGTCGCCTCGGTTACATCTCGGTGGTGGACACGCTGAGGCCCGTGACGGACGAAAACCTGAATACTGTG AGTGCAAcggaaaaacacaaaatcaacGTCCCAGAAACCATGAATGAGTTCCTGGACATGTCAGATGACGAAG TTTGGGCCAATGTGCCTGAAAGTCTGGAGGCGGAGTCTATGTCGGATGACGACGAAG GTGAGGATGCTATGACCTGCGACACGGACAAGTACCTGCGGCCCCAGGACCTCAAGGAGCTGGGGGATGACTCTCTCCCACAGGAGGGCTACCTGGGCTTCAGCATCGCAGCCCGCTCGGCCAG CCCTAGAATCAG CCTGCGCTCCTTCAGTTCGGATAGGTCCAACACCCTCAACCGGAGCTCCTTCGCCCGGGACAGCATGATGATCGAGGAGATCTTGGCCCCCACCAAGGACACG CTTCAGAGCGTCTGTAAAGACATTTCCTACCTGGTCGACCCACTAAATAAG CATTTGGCCGTGACCCGCGACTACAACTCGGAATGTATGCGGCGCTACAGCTGGACCCCGGACACCGTGGACCACGGCCATAATGTGGCATCCAGCCCCATCCACTCTGG CTTCTCGTCCCCGCTCCCTCAATATGACTCCAG GTTCCTGGTCAGCTTCATGGTGGACGCCCGCGGCGGGTCCATGAGGGGCAGCCGCCATAACGGCATGCGCATCATCATCCCGCCCAGGAAGTGCACGGCCCCCACGCGTATCACCTGCCGCCTGGCCAAGAGGCACAAGCTCGCCTACCCGCCCCCCATGGTGGAAGGGGAGGGCCTGGTCAGCAGACTCGTGGAGGTCGGCCCGGCTGGGGCGCAATTTCTCGG TCCCGTGATTGTGGAGATCCCTCATTTCGGCTCCATGCGGGGGAAGGAGAGGGAGCTGATCGTGTTGAGGAGCGACAACGGCGACACCTGGCGCGAGCACCAGTTCGAGTCCACTCCGGAGGAACTCGCAGAGTTGCTGACCGGGATGGATGAAG aGTTGGACAGCCCCGCCGAGTTGGAGAAGAAGCGCATTTGCCGCATCGTGAGCAGAGACTTCCCGCAGTATTTCGCGGTGGTGTCGAGGATCAAGCAGGAATCCAACCACATGGGTCCCGATGGGGGGGTCCTGTCCAGTAGCACTGTGACCATGGTCCAAGCCTCCTTCCCCCAGGGGGCGCTGACCAAGAAGATTCGCGTCGGCCTGCAG GCTCAACCTGTTCCCGATGACTTGGTGAGGGCGGTCCTGGGGAACAGAGCCACCTTCAGCCCCATCGTCACCGTGGAGCCCAGGAGGAGGAAATTCCACAAGCCGATCACGATGACCATCCCCGTCCCGCCCCGCCAGGCGGAAGGCCACCCCATCGGCCGCCGGGGCGACGCGGCGCCTTGCCTGCGTTTGCTCTGCAGCATCACAG GAGGAACGTCCCCGGCCCAGTGGGAAGACATCACGGGCACCACGCCGCTTTCCTTTGTGACCGATTGCGTCTCCTTTACCACAAATGTTTCGGCCag GTTCTGGCTCGCAGACTGTCACCAGATTCCTGAGACGGTGGCTCTGGCGTCTCAGTTATACCGGGAGCTGATCTGCGTGCCGTACCTGGCCAAGTTTGTGGTGTTCGCCAAGATGAACGACCCGGTGGAGGCGCGCCTGCGCTGCTTCTGCATGACGGACGACAAAGTGGACAAGACCCTCGAGCAGCAGGAGAACTTTGAGGAAGTGGCCCGGAGTAAAGACATCGAG GTTCTGGAGGGCAAGCCCATCCATGTGGACTGCTATGGCAACTTGTCTCCACTGACCAAAAGTGGACAGCAGCTTGTATTTAATTTCTACTCCTTCAAGGAAAACAGACTTCCTTTCACCGTGAAG aTGAGAGATATGGGCCAAGAGCCCTGTGGCCGCCTGTCATTCCTGAAGGAAGCAAAAACCTCCAAAGGTCTTCCGCAGACCGCCATTTGCAATCTGAACATcacgctgcccacacacaagAAG GATATGGAGTCCGACCCCGACGATGAG aaTGACAGGCCAGAACGACGCCATACCTTTGCCTCCTTAGCTTTGCGTAAGCGCTACAGCTATTTGACCGACCCTGCGGCGA AAACACCCGATCGAAGTCCGCAAAGAGCACAGCCTTCTGGCTACCCTCACAAATCTGTCTTTTCAACGAGATCTTATCAGGCGTGGCCGCCTGTTCCTGTCGCCGTCCCTGGCCAAGCCAAGTCTGGGTTTGGCTCCCTCTCCAGCTCATCGTCCAACACACCTTCTGCCTCTCCACTAAAGTCTGTCTGGTCCATCAACTCTGGCTCCCCCATAAAGACAAATATCCCCGGATCCCCTGCCTCTTCCGTTAAGTCGGTTAGCGACATGGTCTCTCCCATCCGATCGTACAGAACCATCTCCTCGCCTATCAAAACAGTAGTCCAGCATGCTCAGTACCCGGGCCAGGTTTCCCATAGTCCTCTGGCATCGCCTGTAAAAAGTGCTTCAGACAGTGCATCTATGAAAGGACTTGCGGCGTTGTCAGCCAGGACTATAACTGCTCCGACAGGAGGAAGTCCTCTCCTTGAGAGGACATCAAAAGCCACGACGCCTCCAACATCTCCCAAATCTTCCCTTAGTATGTTCAGTTCCCCTCTCTCATACAAGACCGTTGTGGGTGGGTCCGCTGTTACGGGATCGTCTTCCTCCCCTATCAAAACTGTCCCCGGCCTCTCCTCTGTCCGTTCCTTTTCCTCAGACGTGTCGGGCCCCGCAAGGAACCTCTTCTCCTCACTGTCCTCGCCCCTCAAATCCAACACCCCACAAAGTGCTGCGGTGCTGATCAATGGAACAGTGTCGCCAGCACAGTACCGCTCCTCCTCTCCGACCTCCCTACTTGCCAGCAGTCTCCAAGAAAGAATACAAGCAACCACCAACGCCGCGACGACAAGCGTCAATGCGGCGTTTGATGAGGttgaaaaaacattcaattcttGCTCGGCTGGCTATGGCACTTTAAAGTCATTGTCCTCCTCCGCATCCTCATCATATCAGTCCATTCGGTCCTCAGCATCTAGTTCCCTTTACAACTCGCTACGGTCCCCTCCTAATGCCACCACTGCTGGAACGTCCAGCACCGTGACGGTCCCCGTGTATTCTGTTATCAATGTACTGCCAGAGCCCCAGTTTAAAAAGTTACCCGATGTGTCCAAGTCAACTATTCTGTCCCCACGTAACACCGCGCCACCTGAGATGAATCCTAAATTGCAGTCGTCCTTTGCCAGAAATCTTTCCCCTACCAAGCCTCCACTTCTCTCATCCGGTTTAAAATCAAACGCGACATCCGCATTGTCATCCAGCCAAGAAATTCTGAAAGACGTCGCTGATATGAAAGAGGACTTAATACgaatgtcagccattttgcagaCGGATCCAAATTCTAATACAAGTAAAGGATTTCAGTCTGGTTCCGCAGCCAAGGTTGAGGACGAAGAGCCGCACCGGATTGTGGAGAAAGTAAAACAAGATCTGGTAAAAGTGAGTCAAATCCTGACTCAAGACGCGGGCAAAGAGTCACCGGCAAGGGGGACCTTGGACGACATACGCTTCTCAAAAGTACCTGTTGAACAGCCACAAAGCAACTGGAGCTATCCCCCAAGATACGAGACGGTGGTTCCTCAAGCGAaagcaaaaacaagtcaagatCGAGATTTCAATCTTTCTAAAGTTGCCGACTACTTAGCTAATGATGTTGGGAGCAGTTCTTTCTCCAAAACGCAAGACACTAAACATGCAACAAATGAGGGCAAGAGAGAAGCGGATGGCAGGGAAAAGCAAAAACGCGTTCTGAAACCCACCATTGCAGTTCAAgagcaaaaactcaaaatgcctCCAACGAGCATGCGATCATCCCCTTCGGACCGAGAGCTAGGTAAAGTGGCCGATGCTCTTTTTGGAGCCGACACTGTGCTGGAATCCCCTGACGATGTATATCATGAACAGGACAAGAGTCCCCTCTCAGACAGTGGCTTTGAGACCAGAAGTGAAAGGACCCCTTCTGCCCCGCAGAGTGCTGAAGGCACAGGCCCAAAGGCGCCTTTCCAGGACATCCCCGTTCCTCCCGTCATCACTGAGACGAGGACTGAAGTTGTTCACGTCATCAGGAGCTATGAGCCCCCTGAGGATAACAAGCAACCCGCAATGCTGGAGGGAAATCACATCCGATACATTGGCACTGAGTCGAAAGGACATGCTAATCATGCTCCATCAATTAAAGTTGCCCCCGATGAGGATCCGATGGGTAAAGGCATACGGTTGAAGGAGGAAACTCACATCACTACTACCACCAGGATGGTGTACCACAAACCATCTGGCAATGAAGCTGTATCAGAGAGGTGTGAGGAAACCATGTCCGTTCATGACATCATGAAGGCCTTTCAATCAGGAAAGGACCCATCGAGGGAGCTTGCTGGACTCTTTGAGCACAAATCTGAGGAAGTACCACAGAGACTCTCTGACGACGTCAAACCAAAGGTTGAAAGAATAATTGAAGTGCACATTGAAAAGGGCAGTAAAGCAGAACCAACCGAAGTCATCATCAGAGAGACTAAAAACCATTCAGACAATGACACGTATTACTACCCGGGAAACAGACAAGAGGACAGGGAAACTGAGGAACTTCCCGCCTATTTTGACTCCTCCAAATTTAACGCCACCATGGCGCCCGAGGAAAGTCGCCCTAGTTCAGCCCAATTAATGGCAGATGAGTCTTATAAGACCTTGAAATTGCTTAGCCAGCAGTCTGTGGAATACCACGAGGATGAATCGTCCGAGTTAAGGGGAGAATCTTATAATTTTGCTGAGAAAATGTTATTGTCAGAGAATTTTGACCAATCCCATCCTGACACAGAGGAACGTGGTCGAGAAAGGTCTCACTTCCACTCACCAGACAGAGGTCGAAATGAGAGTAGGTCAGTAGGGCCAAAAACAGGATACATCTTTCGGTCGTCACGAAATTTGTTGGATACCTCAGGGAGAATGGCCGGTACTGATGATAACTATGACACAATGACACTTGTGCAGCATTCCTCTGAGCCCGGTAGTCCAAAGCAATCCCTTTGGATGCGTGTCTCATCAGATGACACAGACAGAAAGGAAAGAGAACAACTAATGTATGAGGAAAGAGTGGACAGAACCGTAAAAGAGGCAGAGGAAAAACTCTGTGAGGTATCTCAGTTCTTTAGAGATAAAACAGAGCAGCTCAATGATGAGCTCTCCTCTCCAGAGAAAAAATCTCGCAGGCCAGACTTTAGGGAATCACGATCTGGACCCAGTTCCACACAAAGCAGTCCAGAGCGATCAGTTTATAGAAACGGTGCAAGTGGGGAAGAGTGGAGCAGAGAAAGACTCAGAGACAAGTTCAGCTCTAATGATCGGAAATGTGCCAGTTTACCCAGTAGTCCGGAGAGGCGAGTACTGCTGCAGCATAATGATTCAGACTCTAGAAGGCAGGGAGACGGGAAAGTTGAAGGCCCAAAGCCTTTTCAGATGTCTTCTTCCAAAGTAAGCGCAGTGAGACTTAAGTTTGAACAAGAGGCTAAAAAACAAGACAGGGGTCCTCAGGGTGTCCAAAGTTCCAATCCTCCCATAAGGAAACTCCATGAAAGTAAACTCCCTGTGTACCAGGTATTTGCTGGTCCTAATGTTCCAAAAGCACCAGACAGTCCAGTCAGCCAGAGAAGAGGGCAAGAAAGCGAGTCCAAGTTTTCACCTTTGCATCAGTCCTATGGGAAAAATCAGGACGATAACAAGTTATTCAAAACATGGGAAAACCATGGGTATGGCACCTACAAACCCCAAGCCCCCATATTATCTCACACATTAGTCCATGATTCTCCAAAAGATGACAGCAATAGCGATTCACAAAGACAAGAAACTACCAAGAAAGTTATTTACACTGAATTCGTTGTACGAGAGAGTCCAAATTGCAATGACGGTCTAAAAAAAAACTCGGAATCTCAAATTCCTGTAAGAAAGTCGTCTAATTTTTCAGATAATCGCAGATCCCCATCTTTAAAATTAGACACCTCTGTTGAAGCACATGAAAAGGAAGGCTCTCACACGCCCATCCTAGTTCGAAACCCCGTACATAGTAGCTTTGAATCCAACAAATCTACTTGCGGATCGTCAGGGAAATCCACAGACTCCGACTGTAGCCACTCAAATATCACTTGTAACGGTGTTGACAGTGACCAAATAGAATATTTGGATCACAGAACTCCTGCACTTATCACAGAAGGTTTCAAAGATATCAAACCATTACCTGTGTATGTTAGCATTCAAGTAGGCAAGCAGTATGAGAAAGAAACGGCGACCGGGCAGCTTGGAACTTACAAAAAAATAGTAAGCCATGAGAGCAGGACAGTACATGAGACCAGGGGAACATTTTACACTGTCAAACAAAAGGAGTCGCCATCTCCTCAAGGTAGTCCAGAAGACGACACTCTAGAACAAGTAACATTCATAGACAGCTCTGGGAAGAGTCCTGTTACTCCCGAGACGCCAAGCCCGGAGGACGTTAGCCTGACCTCGAGAATGCCTGATTCTGTGATTGGCTCCATGGCTGGCATGCCTAGTCCAATCCCAGAGGAGTCGGAAGAGGAAGATGGTAAGACCTTCATCTACAAGGCGCCTACAAAAGAAAAACCCAAGCAAGCAGCTTCTGAGAATCACGGCAAAAAACAGGAAGCAGAGAAACAGAAGCCCAAAGGGGAGAAGAAAGCTCCTTATATCGAGTTTCCACCGCCTCCTCCTTTGGACACAGAGCAGTCAGACCCTGAGAAAAGAAAATCTTGCGCATCCTCTGAGACGGAGACGGAAATGATGGAAGTAAACCTCCAGGAGGAGCATGACAAGCACTTTTTAGCTGAGCCAGTCATCAGGGTCCAGCCTCCGTCACCCGTTCCTCCCGGAGCTAATAACAGTGACTCCAGTGACGACGAGTCTGTGTTCCATCCCATCCCTGTCAAAAAGTATACCTTTAaaatgaaagaggagggggagaaaCACTCAAAACACCGAAAAACGGAGAAGAATGGAAATAAAGAGTCTGGGATCAATGGTGTCGTGAAGGGGGAGGAAGCTGACTTGGAACAAAATGGGAATGACCAGTCGATTACCGACTGCTCCATTGCAACCACTGCTGAATTTTCCCATGACACAGATGCCACTGAGATTGACTCACTGGATGGTTACGATTTTCAGGACGAGGACGATGGACTGAGCGAAGACCCAAAAACATCCAGTCTATCCAATGATGGGAAAACAGCTGATCGCCTCTTTGGTCAGTCTAAGCTCGAAGTCATTGCGGAAGAGAAGTGTGAGGATGGGAAAAGCAATCCGTCTTCTTCGAAAAGCAGTGGGGAAGAAATAGATTACACCCTAGAGGGAAGTCATCCAGAAAGGTTCACAGACCATTACTTCCGCTACCAACTTGAAGAGGAGCTAAACTCAACCTTTAAAACCGTAGCCACAAAAGGCCTCAACTTTGACCCCTGGTCCACCAAAGGGAGTGATCATGAGGGAGTTTATGACTCCAAAACCAAAGATGAAGATCccaagccctttggtttatccGTGGAGGACAAATCACAGGCAACAACACCTGACACAACCCCTGCTCGAACACCAACTGATGAGAGTACACCAACTAGTGAGCCTAACCCCTTCCCTTTCCACGAAGGGAAGATGTTTGAGATGACCCGCAGTGGTGCTATTGACATGAGCAAGCGGGACTTTGTTGAAGAGAGGCTTCAGTTTTTTCAGATTGGTGAGCATTCCTCTGACCCTCTAACAGGGGAAAGGGGGAGAGGGGGCAAGATCCCGGGTGTAATTTCCTCTCAGTCAAAAACAGGGGAGAGGGCCACGGTCGAGGGCAAAGTGAAAGTTTTAGATACAGCCACAGGCGGCAGCACAGCACCAGCAGCAGGAGCGAAATGCAGCCCCGTGCACCCTGGCAGTGACACCGGCCTCGCTGGTACTGAGCGACCCACCCGTGAAGCCGTAGCCGAGACCGCCTCCTCATGCACAATCACGGCCTCCAAGGTTGATCCCAAATTGCGCACCCCTATTAAGATGGGCATAGCTGCCTCTATAACTGTGAAAAAAGACTCAGGGGATCTCACTGATTTTAAAGCTGAGATGTCAGAGGGCCAAATGGTGCCCGAATATATCAGCATAGAGGGTCAGAGTACAGAAGGCCAATCGAGCAAAGACGCAGAAGCCAAGTCAGAGAGAAGAGATTACCCATCTGAAAActgcaacaacaataataacctCGAATCCTCCAGTATTCAGGCCAACTACATTCAGTGTGGCAGTGTGGTGTTCAATCTGCAGTCCTCCTCTGAGCCCACACTTCAGAAAGCCAGCAGGATAGAAACATTGTGTTGCAGGGATGTAGAAGAAAAAGTAGAAAGAGGTCAGAGCAGTCAGGTGCAGCTGCAAAGCATACCGGTTAAAGACAGTGAGGTGAAGCTGCCCAGGTCCAGGCTACCAATAAAAGCATCAGGGCGGTCAAGTCACACCCAGGGAACAGCCATAGGCAAGCAGAAGCCCAAGCAAACGGTGAAAATCGAGACCAGAAAAAGAGGAGAGCCAGCCATTGCCAAAGTAGAACCACGGTCTAGAATACCAGTCAAGGATATTAAGAAGGGAAACTCCACAACCGCAGCTAACTCACCACATTCGCTTAGGGTTACCTCACGGCCAATGAGGCCATTAGCTAGTGAAAGAGCAGCCATCAAGTTGCCCTCGAGGTTACCACTCAAGGACAGACATCAGGTCAGTAAGGCATCGGGTGAGGCAACGTCAAGGCAGGAGAGACACGAGAACCCGAGCGATGTTTGTAAGCGCACCATTGAATACTTTAAAGAGATTAGCGGAGAGACGATAAAGTTGGTGGACCGCCTGTCAGACGAGgagaaaaagaagcaaacagAGCAGTCGGAGGAAGACAGCACCTCCCGGAGCACCTCCCTGTCAGACACCTCGCAGCCGTCCCAACCTTCCCAGCCCTCCCGCTCGTCCAGGTCTGGCCGAGGTTCGAGGGCTGAGGCCGGGGCCGGGGCCCCGACCGTAGGGGCAAAGGTGGCGACGACGGACAGGGCCTCTGGCAGTCAGAGGAGCAGAAGGAGTAGGCGGACTGGTGGGAAGGAGGGCAGTCAGGGACTCGCAGGGTCTCGAACACCTCCCATCGCAGAGATCAAGCCTA GTCCCCAAAGTCCTTGTGAGCGCACAGATTTGCGTATGGCCATTGTCGCAGATCACCTGGGACTCAGCTGGACAG AGCTGGCTCGGGAGATGAACTTCACGGTAGATGAGATTAACCACATTAGATTGGAGAACCCGAACTCTCTGACAGCACAGAGCTTCATGCTATTAAAGAAGTGGGTCAGCCGGGAAGGGAAAAATGCCACAA CGGATGCCTTGACTGCAGTGCTGACCAAAGTCAGTCGGATGGATATTGTGACTTTACTGGAGGGCCCAATTTTTGACTATG GTTGGCAGAGCGACTCATCCAGCGTCAACGCCGAGCCACCGACGCCGGGCCGCAGCTCGGATCTGCCGGACGTTCGGGAAAG CCACGACAACTCGAGCGATTCCGTCACTTCCTCGTCCAGAGGCGAATCGGGGAGGTCCCGGCAGAACGGCGACAAGTCTAAAAACTCACCTCAGGGCGGCTCGTCGGAGTCGATGAATGGCAGAAAGGAAGAGGGAAGGCTGGTGTCCGAGAAGAAAGTTCAG CAGCAGGTTAGTGTAGATTCCGGTTCGGAGGAAGAACAGACCGTAACCACCAGAATCTTCCGACGCCGGCTCATTTTGAAG GGCGAGGAAGCAAAAAACATATCCGGCGAGTCCGTGACCGAGGAACACTACTTGGACCAAGACGGTAACCTCGTCAGTAGAAAA GTCATCAGGAAGGTCATCCGCCGGTTCTCTAGCTCCTCGACAGACAACCACGGGTGCCACAAGGACCTTCAGAAAAGTCCCACCCTGCAGGAGGACGGACTTGAG AAAGATGGCCCGTCGAGGAATAGCAGGCGAGTGGACGAGAGGAAGCCCGGAGACAAAAAGTTTCACTCGTAG